A window from Actinomycetospora corticicola encodes these proteins:
- the trhA gene encoding PAQR family membrane homeostasis protein TrhA: MTIVDSHRTTPVKPRLRGWLHLWSFAVGIAAGATLIALAGATVSGEAAAAVAVYSATVLGVFGVSALYHRRSWTSVRARTTMKRLDHAMIFVFIAGTYTPFAVLALPETTGLIVLAVVWVGALAGAALKLLRPHTSRWIGVPIYLALGWVAVFVLPDLLARGGVAAFVLLVVGGAFYTLGAVGFALRRPRGWPNTFGYHEFFHAATVVAAICHHIAIWLILYA; encoded by the coding sequence GTGACCATCGTCGACTCCCACCGGACGACGCCCGTCAAGCCGCGGCTGCGGGGCTGGCTGCACCTGTGGTCCTTCGCCGTGGGCATCGCCGCCGGGGCCACGCTGATCGCCCTCGCCGGCGCCACGGTGTCGGGCGAGGCCGCCGCTGCGGTCGCCGTGTACTCGGCGACGGTGCTCGGCGTCTTCGGGGTCAGCGCGCTCTACCACCGGAGGTCGTGGACCTCGGTCCGCGCCCGCACCACGATGAAGCGCCTCGACCACGCGATGATCTTCGTGTTCATCGCCGGGACGTACACGCCCTTCGCGGTGCTGGCGCTGCCCGAGACCACCGGCCTGATCGTCCTCGCCGTCGTCTGGGTCGGCGCCCTCGCGGGCGCGGCCCTCAAGCTGCTGCGCCCGCACACGTCGCGGTGGATCGGCGTCCCGATCTACCTGGCCCTCGGCTGGGTCGCGGTGTTCGTGCTCCCCGACCTGCTCGCCCGCGGCGGCGTCGCCGCGTTCGTGCTGCTCGTGGTGGGCGGCGCGTTCTACACCCTCGGCGCCGTGGGCTTCGCCCTGCGGCGACCGCGCGGCTGGCCGAACACCTTCGGCTACCACGAGTTCTTCCACGCGGCGACCGTCGTCGCCGCGATCTGTCACCACATCGCGATCTGGCTGATCCTCTACGCCTGA
- a CDS encoding glycosyltransferase, with protein MLTTVTASPSHARAVLPFARAVGAAGHDVVVACPPDLASAFDGAPVTVAPVLVPMSEAAARFVPRIEALGDDPDPAAVVARVFAGEHLVDEVRALRELGPVDLVLRDGGEFAGMLRAEELGVPHLPAPSGAAHVLDPLHVGPLLTACRTELGLPAPADAHALAPYGRLDCMPAAFSFAPSWLPDAFAYRQDDEVDRDGRRLSEWVAALPAGRRLVVASLGTALPMMASSGRSAPGGPPVDPAAGLRALVAAANEVDAEVVVATGGLACEVEPAPHVHLERWVPQPLLLQVADAMVTHGGYNTVREAVRHGVPMVAFPQFGDQFASAGRIAALGLGRRTDGSSLAADLTAVLDDGSVRDRARAAQRAMLALPPVTAFVERTESLVRA; from the coding sequence ATGCTCACCACCGTCACCGCGTCGCCCTCGCACGCCCGGGCCGTCCTGCCGTTCGCCCGTGCGGTCGGCGCGGCCGGGCACGACGTGGTGGTGGCCTGTCCCCCGGACCTGGCGTCCGCGTTCGACGGCGCCCCGGTGACGGTGGCGCCGGTGCTGGTCCCGATGTCCGAGGCGGCGGCCCGGTTCGTCCCGCGCATCGAGGCCCTGGGGGACGACCCCGACCCGGCGGCCGTCGTGGCCCGCGTGTTCGCCGGCGAGCACCTCGTCGACGAGGTCCGGGCGCTGCGCGAGCTCGGCCCGGTCGACCTGGTGCTGCGCGACGGCGGGGAGTTCGCCGGGATGCTGCGGGCCGAGGAGCTGGGCGTGCCGCACCTGCCGGCGCCGTCCGGGGCCGCCCACGTCCTCGACCCGCTGCACGTCGGTCCGCTGCTGACGGCGTGCCGCACCGAGCTCGGGCTGCCGGCCCCGGCCGACGCGCACGCCCTCGCGCCGTACGGTCGGCTCGACTGCATGCCCGCGGCGTTCTCCTTCGCACCGTCGTGGCTGCCGGACGCCTTCGCCTACCGACAGGACGACGAGGTGGACCGCGACGGGCGGCGGCTGTCGGAGTGGGTCGCGGCGCTCCCGGCCGGGCGACGCCTCGTGGTCGCCTCGCTCGGGACGGCCCTGCCGATGATGGCGAGCTCCGGACGGTCGGCGCCGGGCGGTCCGCCCGTCGATCCGGCGGCCGGGCTGCGGGCGCTCGTGGCGGCGGCGAACGAGGTGGACGCGGAGGTGGTGGTGGCCACCGGCGGCCTGGCCTGCGAGGTCGAGCCCGCCCCGCACGTCCACCTGGAGCGGTGGGTCCCGCAGCCGCTGCTGCTGCAGGTCGCCGACGCGATGGTCACCCACGGCGGCTACAACACGGTGCGCGAGGCGGTCCGGCACGGGGTGCCGATGGTGGCGTTCCCGCAGTTCGGGGACCAGTTCGCGAGCGCGGGCCGGATCGCCGCCCTCGGCCTCGGGCGGCGGACGGACGGCTCCTCGCTCGCCGCCGACCTGACGGCGGTCCTCGACGACGGGTCGGTGCGCGACCGCGCCCGGGCCGCCCAGCGGGCCATGCTCGCCCTGCCGCCGGTGACCGCCTTCGTGGAGCGCACGGAGTCCCTCGTCCGAGCGTGA
- a CDS encoding PhoH family protein: protein MSAEHVAQPPSVTPITYVLDTSVLLSDPWAPTRFAEHEVVVPLVVITELEGKRHHPELGWFAREALRLLDDLRIRHGRLDQPIAVTPEGGSLRIELNHTDPSVLPAGFRTGENDARILACAANLAKEGARVTLVTKDMPLRVKAAAVGLPADEYHAQDVVTSGWTGMAEVTADPREIADLFAEGLTDVEAARDLPCHTGLRLLAGGSSALGRVTPDKQVRLVRGDRDVFGLHGRSAEQRIAIDLLSDPDVGIVSLGGRAGTGKSAVALCAGLEAVLERQQHRKIIVFRPVYAVGGQDLGYLPGGGDEKMAPWAQAVFDTLGAMVSTNVVEEVIERGMLEVLPLTHIRGRSLHDAFVIVDEAQSLERNVLLTVLSRLGTNSRVVLTHDVAQRDNLRVGRHDGIAAVIEKLKGHPLFAHVTLTRSERSPIAALVTEMLEGEAGGA from the coding sequence GTGAGCGCAGAGCACGTCGCACAGCCCCCGTCGGTCACCCCGATCACGTACGTCCTGGACACCTCGGTCCTGCTCAGCGACCCGTGGGCCCCCACCCGCTTCGCCGAGCACGAGGTGGTCGTGCCGCTGGTCGTCATCACCGAGCTGGAGGGCAAGCGCCACCACCCGGAGCTCGGGTGGTTCGCCCGGGAGGCCCTGCGCCTCCTCGACGACCTCCGCATCCGGCACGGCCGGTTGGACCAGCCGATCGCGGTCACGCCCGAGGGCGGATCCCTGCGCATCGAGCTGAACCACACCGACCCGTCGGTCCTGCCCGCGGGCTTCCGCACCGGGGAGAACGACGCGCGCATCCTCGCGTGCGCCGCGAACCTCGCGAAGGAGGGCGCCCGGGTCACCCTGGTCACCAAGGACATGCCGCTGCGCGTCAAGGCGGCGGCGGTCGGGTTGCCGGCCGACGAGTACCACGCCCAGGACGTCGTGACGTCGGGCTGGACCGGCATGGCCGAGGTGACCGCCGACCCGCGCGAGATCGCCGACCTGTTCGCCGAGGGCCTGACCGACGTCGAGGCGGCCCGCGACCTGCCCTGCCACACCGGGCTGCGGCTGCTCGCGGGCGGCTCCTCCGCCCTCGGGCGCGTCACCCCGGACAAGCAGGTGCGCCTCGTCCGTGGCGACCGTGACGTCTTCGGGCTGCACGGGCGCTCCGCCGAGCAGCGCATCGCGATCGACCTGCTGAGCGACCCCGACGTCGGGATCGTCTCGCTCGGCGGCCGCGCCGGGACGGGCAAGTCGGCCGTGGCCCTCTGCGCGGGCCTCGAGGCGGTGCTCGAGCGCCAGCAGCACCGCAAGATCATCGTGTTCCGCCCCGTCTATGCCGTCGGTGGGCAGGACCTCGGCTACCTGCCCGGGGGCGGCGACGAGAAGATGGCCCCCTGGGCGCAGGCGGTGTTCGACACCCTCGGCGCGATGGTCTCGACGAACGTCGTCGAGGAGGTCATCGAGCGCGGCATGCTCGAGGTGCTCCCGCTGACCCACATCCGCGGACGCTCGCTGCACGACGCGTTCGTGATCGTGGACGAGGCCCAGTCCCTGGAGCGCAACGTCCTGCTGACCGTGCTCTCGCGGCTCGGCACCAACTCGCGGGTCGTGCTCACCCACGACGTCGCCCAGCGCGACAACCTGCGCGTCGGTCGCCACGACGGCATCGCCGCGGTGATCGAGAAGCTCAAGGGCCACCCGCTGTTCGCCCACGTCACGCTCACCCGCTCCGAGCGCTCGCCGATCGCGGCGCTCGTGACGGAGATGCTGGAGGGTGAGGCGGGCGGCGCGTAG
- a CDS encoding ATP-dependent DNA ligase has translation MLFARVVATSAEVGATRSRKAKTAALAAVLADAAPGEVAPVTAWLAGFMRQGRTGIGWRTLSGVEVSPADEPSLSVPDVEAALDRLAALAGSGTGVGARRSAELSALLGAATADEGRFLVRLLGGELRQGALEGLMVEAVAAAAEVPADVVRRAFMLSGQLPETAWTALGSEDPVAALEAVGLEVMRPVRPMLASPGDSLEDTLADLGSEIVVEHKLDGARIQVHRRGDEVRVWSRTLHEITDAVPEIVALTRELPVDTVVLDGETLAVAEDGRPRAFQESMKGLGNGAMQPWYFDCLHRDGRDLVDEPLETRRRELAEIVGDRVIPSVLRPTPERAAEAIREALAAGQEGSMVKALDSTYTAGRRGKAWQKIKPSHTFDLVVLACEWGSGRRRGWLSNIHLGARTDDGFVMVGKTFKGMTDETLRWQTETFPQYETSRDASTVYLRPEIVVEIELDGVQTSTRYPGGVALRFARVVRYRDDKPLAETDTLDTLRALRR, from the coding sequence GTGTTGTTCGCCCGGGTCGTCGCGACCTCCGCCGAGGTCGGGGCGACCCGGTCCCGCAAGGCCAAGACCGCCGCGCTCGCGGCGGTCCTGGCCGACGCGGCGCCCGGCGAGGTGGCGCCGGTGACGGCGTGGCTCGCCGGGTTCATGCGGCAGGGCCGCACCGGGATCGGCTGGCGGACGCTGTCCGGGGTCGAGGTCTCCCCGGCCGACGAGCCGTCGCTGTCCGTTCCCGACGTCGAGGCGGCGCTGGACCGCCTGGCGGCGCTCGCCGGGTCGGGGACCGGGGTGGGCGCCCGGCGGTCGGCGGAGCTGTCGGCGCTGCTCGGCGCCGCCACCGCCGACGAGGGCCGCTTCCTCGTCCGGCTGCTCGGCGGCGAACTGCGTCAGGGCGCGCTCGAGGGGCTCATGGTCGAGGCCGTGGCCGCCGCTGCGGAGGTGCCCGCCGACGTGGTGCGCCGGGCGTTCATGCTCTCCGGGCAGCTGCCCGAGACCGCGTGGACGGCGCTGGGCAGCGAGGACCCGGTGGCCGCCCTGGAGGCGGTCGGGCTCGAGGTGATGCGGCCGGTCCGTCCGATGCTCGCCTCCCCCGGCGACTCCCTCGAGGACACCCTGGCCGACCTGGGCAGCGAGATCGTCGTCGAGCACAAGCTCGACGGCGCCCGCATCCAGGTCCACCGCCGCGGCGACGAGGTGCGGGTCTGGTCGCGCACGCTGCACGAGATCACCGACGCCGTCCCGGAGATCGTCGCGCTCACCCGCGAACTGCCCGTGGACACCGTCGTGCTGGACGGCGAGACGCTCGCGGTCGCGGAGGACGGGCGGCCGCGGGCGTTCCAGGAGTCGATGAAGGGCCTGGGCAACGGGGCGATGCAGCCCTGGTACTTCGACTGCCTGCACCGTGACGGCCGGGACCTGGTCGACGAACCCCTGGAGACCCGTCGTCGGGAACTCGCGGAGATCGTCGGGGACCGGGTGATCCCGTCGGTGCTCCGCCCGACGCCGGAGCGGGCCGCCGAGGCGATCCGCGAGGCGCTGGCGGCGGGCCAGGAGGGCTCGATGGTCAAGGCCCTCGACTCGACCTACACCGCAGGCCGACGCGGGAAGGCCTGGCAGAAGATCAAGCCGTCGCACACCTTCGACCTCGTGGTCCTGGCGTGCGAGTGGGGGTCCGGACGGCGGCGGGGGTGGCTGTCGAACATCCACCTCGGCGCCCGTACCGACGACGGGTTCGTGATGGTCGGCAAGACCTTCAAGGGGATGACCGACGAGACCCTGCGCTGGCAGACCGAGACGTTTCCGCAGTACGAGACGTCGCGCGACGCGTCCACCGTGTACCTGCGGCCGGAGATCGTCGTGGAGATCGAGCTCGACGGGGTGCAGACGTCCACCCGCTACCCCGGTGGTGTCGCGCTGCGCTTCGCCCGGGTGGTCCGCTACCGCGACGACAAGCCGCTCGCCGAGACCGACACCCTCGACACACTTCGGGCGCTGCGCCGCTGA
- a CDS encoding DUF885 domain-containing protein, with the protein MDGTDDDGLDGVARAYVRLGLRLGRVVPGLVDAHLGDAAEAERAEAGPPPDPVALGREAVALRHRLAGRSGRRVEYLDAQLAACEVVAQRAAGGEAEFSAEVRGCLGVTIAPGDQDHYRAAHDDLAALLGVPLRRLPAAMAAFRDADRVPAAVLREATAAVLAGLREATADAVGLPAGERVDLEVVAGAPWAGFTRRTGPRRSVMQVAVDAGHRWSHLALLAAHEAYPGHHTEAARTEGTRLPERTLLLARTPQSLVAEGAAELGLEAVVGPDWGRWSAERLAHVAGAPGPDRAALGQALETASEPLASVRQDAALLLHGSSAPDREHRARAHLRRWLLVDDDRAGRMLGFLLHPRWRVHTTTYVEGARLVRPWLAARPPGTSAGTRFARLLDESWTPAMLRREIEVAARGERYPRHVDDTPMSPSV; encoded by the coding sequence GTGGACGGAACGGACGACGACGGCCTCGACGGGGTCGCTCGGGCCTACGTGCGGCTCGGCCTGCGCCTCGGACGCGTGGTGCCCGGCCTCGTCGACGCCCACCTCGGTGACGCCGCCGAGGCGGAGCGTGCGGAGGCGGGCCCGCCCCCCGATCCGGTCGCCCTGGGCAGGGAGGCGGTCGCGCTGCGCCACCGGCTCGCGGGCCGGTCCGGACGGCGGGTGGAGTACCTCGACGCGCAGCTCGCGGCCTGCGAGGTCGTCGCACAGCGGGCGGCCGGCGGCGAGGCGGAGTTCTCCGCGGAGGTCCGCGGGTGTCTGGGCGTCACGATCGCGCCGGGCGACCAGGACCACTACCGCGCCGCCCACGACGACCTGGCCGCCCTGCTCGGCGTCCCGCTGCGTCGGTTGCCCGCCGCGATGGCCGCGTTCCGCGACGCCGACCGGGTGCCGGCCGCGGTCCTGCGTGAGGCGACCGCGGCGGTGCTGGCGGGGCTGCGGGAGGCGACCGCGGACGCCGTCGGGCTGCCGGCGGGGGAGCGGGTCGACCTCGAGGTGGTGGCGGGCGCGCCGTGGGCCGGGTTCACCCGGCGGACCGGACCGCGCCGCTCGGTCATGCAGGTCGCGGTGGACGCCGGGCACCGCTGGAGCCACCTGGCCCTGCTCGCCGCGCACGAGGCCTACCCGGGCCACCACACCGAGGCGGCCCGGACCGAGGGCACCCGCCTCCCCGAGCGCACGCTGCTGCTCGCGCGGACCCCGCAGAGCCTCGTCGCCGAGGGGGCGGCGGAGCTGGGGCTCGAGGCCGTCGTCGGGCCGGACTGGGGACGGTGGTCCGCGGAGCGCCTCGCCCACGTCGCCGGGGCGCCCGGGCCGGACCGGGCCGCGCTGGGGCAGGCCCTCGAGACCGCGAGCGAGCCGCTCGCGAGCGTCCGCCAGGACGCCGCGCTGCTCCTGCACGGTTCGTCGGCACCCGACCGGGAGCACCGGGCGCGGGCCCACCTGCGGCGCTGGCTGCTGGTCGACGACGACCGCGCCGGCCGCATGCTGGGGTTCCTGCTGCACCCGCGCTGGCGGGTCCACACCACCACCTACGTCGAGGGAGCCCGCCTGGTGCGGCCCTGGCTCGCGGCGCGGCCGCCCGGTACGAGCGCGGGGACGCGCTTCGCGCGCCTGCTCGACGAGTCCTGGACCCCGGCGATGCTCCGCCGCGAGATCGAGGTGGCGGCCCGCGGCGAGCGGTACCCCCGACACGTCGACGACACGCCGATGTCGCCCAGCGTGTGA
- a CDS encoding isoprenyl transferase, whose translation MSVRDNIREVAYSLYERRLRRKVAASHPPRHVGVILDGNRRWAKEVGLTDPSDGHRVGARKIVDMLDWADEAGVEVVTLFMLSTDNVGRPPAELEALLEIIATAVEGLAAPDRDWRLRIVGSLDLVPAPTAARLTAAADSTQGRTGLQVNAAVGYGGRQEIADAVRKLLLRHAEAGTSIEELAEVLDVDHIAENLYTTGQPDPDLVIRTSGEQRLSGFLMWQSVYSEFYFTEAFWPQFRRIDFLRALRDYSERNRRYGG comes from the coding sequence GTGAGCGTGCGCGACAACATCCGTGAGGTGGCCTACTCGCTCTACGAGCGACGGCTGCGTCGCAAGGTCGCCGCCAGCCACCCGCCCCGTCACGTCGGGGTGATCCTCGACGGCAACCGCCGCTGGGCGAAGGAGGTCGGCCTCACCGACCCCAGCGACGGGCACCGGGTCGGGGCCCGCAAGATCGTCGACATGCTCGACTGGGCCGACGAGGCCGGCGTCGAGGTCGTCACGCTCTTCATGCTCTCCACCGACAACGTCGGTCGGCCGCCGGCGGAGCTCGAGGCGCTGCTGGAGATCATCGCCACCGCCGTGGAGGGCCTCGCCGCGCCGGACCGGGACTGGCGGCTGCGCATCGTCGGTTCCCTGGACCTGGTGCCGGCCCCGACCGCCGCGCGGTTGACGGCGGCGGCGGACTCGACGCAGGGCCGCACGGGACTGCAGGTCAACGCGGCCGTCGGCTACGGCGGACGGCAGGAGATCGCGGACGCGGTGCGCAAGCTGCTGCTGCGCCACGCGGAGGCGGGGACGTCGATCGAGGAGCTCGCCGAGGTCCTCGACGTCGACCACATCGCGGAGAACCTCTACACGACGGGCCAGCCCGACCCGGACCTGGTGATCCGGACCTCGGGGGAGCAGCGGCTCTCGGGGTTCCTCATGTGGCAGTCGGTGTACTCGGAGTTCTATTTCACCGAGGCGTTCTGGCCGCAGTTCCGGCGCATCGATTTCCTGCGGGCGCTGCGGGACTATTCCGAACGCAATCGCCGGTACGGCGGATAG
- a CDS encoding GuaB1 family IMP dehydrogenase-related protein, with product MRFIDGHTPAHDLTYDDVFLVPERSDVASRFDVDLAVADPSGATIPIVAANMTAVSGRRMAETLARRGGMAVIPQDVDPAAVADTVAGVKSRHTVWDTPVVLNPGEAVADALNLVSKRAHGAVVVADEGGRPLGVVREADCAGVDRFTRLADVLVPAVTVPVGTEPRAVFDALSAPGAGDLALGIEADGRLAGVLTRTGALRAEVYAPALDADGRLRVAAALGVNGDVATRTKELVAAGVDVLVVDTAHGHQEKTISALRTVRAAAPDAVVVAGNVVTAAGTVDLIEAGADVVKVGVGPGAMCTTRMATGVGRPQFSAVAECAAAARARGKHIWADGGVRHPRDVALALAAGASAVMVGSWFAGTYESPGDLQRDEHGAPYKESFGMASKRAVSARTRTDSAFDRARKGLFEEGISSSRMRLDPARPGVEDLLDSICAGVRSACTYTGASTLEEFHERAVLGIQSASGFAEGRPLPTGW from the coding sequence GTGCGGTTCATCGACGGCCATACCCCGGCCCACGACCTGACCTACGACGACGTCTTCCTCGTCCCCGAGCGGTCCGACGTGGCGTCCCGGTTCGACGTCGACCTCGCGGTGGCCGACCCGAGCGGGGCCACGATCCCGATCGTCGCGGCGAACATGACGGCGGTCTCCGGGCGCCGGATGGCCGAGACGCTCGCGCGCCGCGGCGGGATGGCCGTCATCCCGCAGGACGTCGACCCGGCCGCCGTCGCCGACACCGTCGCCGGGGTGAAGTCGCGGCACACCGTCTGGGACACCCCCGTCGTCCTGAACCCGGGCGAGGCGGTCGCGGACGCGCTGAACCTGGTGAGCAAGCGGGCCCACGGCGCGGTGGTGGTCGCCGACGAGGGCGGGCGACCGCTCGGCGTCGTGCGCGAGGCCGACTGCGCCGGCGTCGACCGCTTCACCCGGCTCGCCGACGTCCTCGTGCCGGCCGTGACGGTGCCGGTGGGCACCGAGCCGCGCGCGGTGTTCGACGCGCTGTCCGCCCCCGGCGCCGGTGACCTCGCGCTCGGCATCGAGGCCGACGGGCGCCTCGCCGGCGTGCTGACGCGTACCGGCGCCCTGCGCGCGGAGGTCTACGCGCCCGCCCTCGACGCCGACGGCCGCCTGCGGGTGGCGGCGGCGCTGGGCGTGAACGGCGACGTCGCCACCCGCACCAAGGAACTCGTCGCCGCCGGCGTCGACGTCCTCGTGGTCGACACCGCGCACGGCCACCAGGAGAAGACGATCTCCGCGCTGCGCACCGTCCGCGCGGCGGCGCCGGACGCCGTCGTCGTGGCGGGCAACGTCGTGACCGCCGCCGGCACCGTCGACCTCATCGAGGCGGGCGCGGACGTGGTCAAGGTCGGGGTCGGCCCCGGCGCCATGTGCACCACCCGGATGGCGACCGGGGTCGGGCGCCCGCAGTTCTCCGCCGTCGCCGAGTGCGCCGCGGCCGCCCGGGCCCGCGGGAAGCACATCTGGGCCGACGGCGGGGTGCGCCATCCCCGCGACGTGGCGCTGGCCCTCGCGGCGGGCGCCTCCGCGGTGATGGTCGGCTCCTGGTTCGCCGGCACCTACGAGTCCCCCGGCGACCTGCAGCGCGACGAGCACGGCGCGCCGTACAAGGAGTCGTTCGGCATGGCGTCGAAGCGCGCCGTGTCCGCCCGGACCCGCACCGACTCGGCGTTCGACCGGGCCCGCAAGGGGCTGTTCGAGGAGGGCATCTCGTCCTCGCGGATGCGGCTCGACCCGGCACGCCCCGGCGTCGAGGACCTGCTCGACTCGATCTGCGCCGGTGTCCGGTCGGCCTGCACCTACACCGGCGCGTCGACGCTCGAGGAGTTCCACGAGCGCGCGGTGCTCGGCATCCAGTCGGCGTCCGGCTTCGCGGAGGGTCGCCCCCTGCCGACCGGCTGGTGA
- a CDS encoding class II fumarate hydratase has protein sequence MSSNGAQEYRTEHDTMGEVQVPAQALYAAQTQRAVENFPISGRPIEPAQIRALGLVKGACARVNKDLGVLDAGIADAVAAAADEVASGAHDGEFPIDVFQTGSGTSSNMNANEVIATLASRASGEKVHPNDHVNASQSSNDVFPTTIHLAATEAVVRDTIPGLDHLASVLNRKAQDWKHVVKSGRTHLMDAVPITLGQEAGGWATQCTHGGERLRATLPRLGELPIGGTAVGTGINTPEGFGGKVVEQLRQSTGIPELTEARDHIEAQGARDGLVEVSGALRTVAVSLYKIANDIRWMSSGPSTGLAEIRIPDLQPGSSIMPGKVNPVICEATMMVCAQVIGNDATVAFSGTQGNLELNVMMPVMARNILESARLLANAARLLADRVLEGTEADEEACRRYAESSSAIVTPLNRLIGYEEAAKIAKKAMKERRTIREVIEADGYVRDGKLTQEQLDTALDVLAMTRVDS, from the coding sequence ATGAGCAGCAACGGCGCGCAGGAGTACCGGACCGAGCACGACACCATGGGCGAGGTCCAGGTACCGGCCCAGGCGCTCTACGCGGCGCAGACGCAGCGCGCGGTGGAGAACTTCCCGATCTCCGGCCGCCCGATCGAGCCGGCCCAGATCCGCGCCCTCGGCCTGGTCAAGGGCGCGTGCGCCCGGGTGAACAAGGACCTGGGGGTGCTCGACGCCGGGATCGCGGACGCCGTCGCGGCCGCCGCCGACGAGGTCGCCTCGGGCGCGCACGACGGCGAGTTCCCCATCGACGTGTTCCAGACCGGCTCGGGCACCAGCTCGAACATGAACGCCAACGAGGTCATCGCCACCCTCGCCTCGCGGGCGAGCGGCGAGAAGGTCCACCCGAACGACCACGTCAACGCCTCGCAGAGCTCGAACGACGTCTTCCCGACGACGATCCACCTCGCGGCCACCGAGGCCGTCGTCCGCGACACCATCCCGGGCCTCGACCACCTCGCCTCGGTGCTCAACCGCAAGGCGCAGGACTGGAAGCACGTGGTCAAGTCCGGCCGTACGCACCTCATGGACGCCGTGCCGATCACGCTCGGCCAGGAGGCCGGCGGCTGGGCCACGCAGTGCACCCACGGCGGCGAGCGGCTCCGCGCGACCCTCCCCCGCCTCGGCGAGCTGCCGATCGGCGGCACCGCGGTCGGCACCGGGATCAACACCCCGGAGGGCTTCGGCGGCAAGGTCGTCGAGCAGCTGCGCCAGTCCACCGGGATTCCCGAGCTCACCGAGGCCCGCGACCACATCGAGGCCCAGGGCGCCCGCGACGGCCTCGTCGAGGTCTCCGGCGCGCTGCGCACCGTCGCGGTGAGCCTGTACAAGATCGCCAACGACATCCGCTGGATGTCCTCGGGCCCGTCGACCGGGCTCGCCGAGATCCGCATCCCCGACCTGCAGCCGGGCAGCTCGATCATGCCGGGCAAGGTCAACCCGGTGATCTGCGAGGCCACGATGATGGTCTGCGCCCAGGTCATCGGGAACGACGCGACGGTCGCCTTCTCCGGCACCCAGGGCAACCTCGAGCTCAACGTCATGATGCCGGTGATGGCGCGCAACATCCTCGAGTCGGCCCGCCTGCTCGCGAACGCCGCCCGCCTGCTCGCCGACCGCGTCCTCGAGGGCACCGAGGCCGACGAGGAGGCCTGCCGCCGCTACGCCGAGTCGTCCTCGGCGATCGTCACGCCGCTCAACCGCCTCATCGGCTACGAGGAGGCGGCGAAGATCGCGAAGAAGGCGATGAAGGAGCGCAGGACGATCCGCGAGGTCATCGAGGCCGACGGCTACGTCCGCGACGGCAAGCTCACCCAGGAGCAGCTCGACACCGCGCTCGACGTGCTCGCCATGACGCGGGTGGACAGCTGA